The Methylomusa anaerophila genome has a segment encoding these proteins:
- a CDS encoding SpoIIE family protein phosphatase, with the protein MKNAELDTLEQLRIGIRLLAKGRYPDTIAAEGCSELVGEIVYLFNQVAGHFRELYEYAVPLTKGSLNVKRPDKTNFLAGSLKELHSRLNHLTWQAQQIEKGDYKQRVDLVGEFFQAFNSLVIKLEEREQRLKEEILVCQQAEAEVRAQNKLITDSIHYGAVIQQSILPELSFLENYIAESFVIWRPRDIVGGDFYWCAPCTDGFMAAVIDCTGHGVPGAFMTIAVNQMIKRLLDENANCQPADVLALLDKKIHETFYTHSGSKERLYVGLDMGLVKVNTTAHKVVFAGARLPLFFVHSGKIKEIPGSRRSIGYDQKSRLRKKLRIIQFENREFGYEPGDGLYLSTDGFFDQHGENPNPFSIDNFSKLITENFLLPMTEQRTALLQNLETYMGMEEQLDDITVMGLKF; encoded by the coding sequence ATGAAAAATGCAGAGTTGGATACATTAGAACAGCTGCGGATCGGCATACGGCTGTTGGCAAAGGGAAGGTATCCCGACACTATCGCTGCCGAGGGCTGCAGCGAACTGGTGGGGGAAATTGTTTACCTGTTCAACCAGGTGGCCGGACATTTTAGGGAATTGTACGAATATGCCGTTCCGCTGACAAAAGGCAGTCTAAATGTAAAGCGTCCGGACAAAACCAATTTCCTGGCAGGCAGTTTGAAAGAGCTTCACTCCAGGTTGAATCATTTAACCTGGCAGGCGCAACAAATTGAGAAAGGCGACTATAAGCAGCGAGTGGATCTTGTGGGTGAGTTTTTCCAGGCTTTCAACTCACTGGTTATTAAGCTGGAGGAACGCGAACAGCGTTTAAAGGAGGAAATTTTAGTCTGCCAACAAGCCGAAGCGGAAGTTCGGGCCCAGAATAAACTGATTACCGACAGCATCCACTACGGTGCGGTTATTCAACAGTCTATTTTACCGGAATTATCTTTCTTAGAAAACTATATTGCCGAATCATTTGTTATTTGGCGGCCCCGGGATATTGTCGGCGGCGATTTTTACTGGTGTGCTCCATGTACTGACGGATTCATGGCAGCGGTCATCGACTGCACCGGTCATGGCGTGCCGGGGGCCTTTATGACCATTGCCGTTAATCAGATGATAAAACGGTTGCTGGATGAAAATGCGAATTGCCAGCCGGCTGATGTCCTGGCGTTGTTGGATAAAAAGATTCATGAAACTTTTTACACTCATTCTGGGAGCAAAGAGAGGCTGTACGTCGGTCTGGATATGGGTCTGGTGAAGGTGAATACTACCGCGCATAAGGTGGTGTTTGCTGGCGCCAGGCTGCCGCTTTTTTTTGTGCACAGTGGAAAAATCAAGGAAATCCCTGGCTCACGCCGTAGTATAGGCTATGACCAAAAAAGCCGCTTGCGTAAAAAGCTTCGCATTATTCAGTTTGAGAACAGGGAATTTGGTTATGAACCCGGCGACGGGCTGTATTTGTCAACAGACGGTTTTTTTGATCAGCACGGAGAGAATCCTAATCCTTTCAGCATAGACAATTTTTCCAAACTGATAACTGAAAATTTCCTGCTTCCCATGACAGAACAAAGAACCGCATTATTACAAAATCTCGAAACCTATATGGGGATGGAAGAACAACTAGATGATATTACAGTTATGGGACTCAAGTTTTAA
- a CDS encoding glycosyltransferase → MDNLFIASLAATWLILFYHVILTIGGYRHFVKTLTSVEPDLELSEYPMVTVLIPAHNEEMVIGRTVDAMARLIYPQDRLEIIVVNDCSTDRTGKILAEKCAKYPQLKVVTLAPPLGAKGKSNALNNGLKASKGDYIVVYDADNTPERRAVLYLVHAILQDEKLGAVVGKFRTRNKEASLLTRFINVETLSFQWLLQAGRCHFFGITTIPGTNFIIRRSLLDSMGGWNVNALTEDTELTIRIYDSGYRIFWLPHAVTWEQEPETLRVWLKQRTRWAQGNMWIIGQYLFKLFTLRDLRISADIIYFTFTYFVFFVAIIVSDLIFILGILGLTQLTVSGPFNIIWLLAYALFIVETYISLSLERGEGNGKNLALTALMYFTYSQLWIILVFRASYLLLKRKLQKDSGFHWYKTERSAL, encoded by the coding sequence GTGGATAACTTATTTATTGCTTCCCTGGCAGCTACTTGGCTGATTCTTTTCTACCACGTTATTTTAACCATTGGCGGCTATCGGCATTTTGTTAAAACTTTGACCTCGGTTGAGCCGGATCTTGAACTGTCTGAATATCCAATGGTAACTGTGCTAATTCCCGCGCACAACGAAGAAATGGTAATCGGCCGGACGGTCGATGCCATGGCTCGGTTAATATATCCCCAAGACCGCCTGGAAATTATTGTTGTCAATGATTGCTCCACTGACCGGACAGGAAAAATCTTAGCAGAAAAATGCGCTAAATATCCTCAGTTAAAAGTGGTAACTCTGGCGCCGCCTCTGGGGGCTAAGGGAAAGTCCAATGCGCTTAATAACGGTCTTAAGGCTAGCAAAGGAGACTATATTGTCGTTTATGATGCCGATAATACGCCGGAACGCCGGGCCGTACTATATCTTGTGCATGCTATTCTGCAGGATGAGAAACTGGGAGCTGTTGTCGGCAAATTTCGTACCCGTAATAAAGAGGCCAGCTTATTGACCCGGTTTATTAATGTGGAAACATTGAGTTTCCAGTGGCTGCTGCAAGCTGGCCGGTGCCATTTCTTTGGGATAACGACCATTCCGGGCACAAACTTCATTATTCGCCGGTCACTGCTTGATAGTATGGGCGGCTGGAATGTAAATGCATTAACCGAAGATACGGAATTGACGATTCGGATTTATGACAGTGGATATCGTATTTTTTGGCTGCCGCATGCGGTTACTTGGGAACAAGAACCTGAAACCTTACGGGTTTGGTTAAAGCAAAGAACTCGCTGGGCGCAGGGCAATATGTGGATTATCGGGCAATACCTGTTTAAACTATTTACCTTGAGGGATTTGCGAATTAGTGCCGACATTATTTATTTTACCTTTACGTATTTTGTTTTCTTTGTCGCAATTATTGTGTCAGACCTCATTTTTATTCTAGGCATTCTGGGACTTACCCAATTGACTGTTTCCGGTCCCTTCAATATTATCTGGCTACTGGCTTACGCTTTATTTATCGTAGAAACTTATATATCCCTTTCTTTGGAAAGAGGAGAAGGCAATGGAAAAAACTTGGCCCTGACAGCGCTGATGTATTTTACCTATAGTCAACTTTGGATCATTTTGGTATTCCGGGCGAGTTATCTTTTGCTCAAACGAAAGCTGCAGAAAGATTCCGGTTTTCATTGGTATAAAACAGAGAGGAGTGCACTATGA
- a CDS encoding DUF2334 domain-containing protein: MIEVRKKAIMFFLLAIFTFGICLPTSSYSSAPKLKTYIVYDSPNRFADSFPLVNALIEHLGHFDLACQPMALQEWKPGALQDAELIVYAGLSDVTLPQGLLQEMAHARRVIWFEKNIEQMAAYLHWQDFKLEGVFNGWSFINYKRDVFIDDWINVVIAQPGQNAQVFATVKDIVASKPLAWQRDNVYYCGLLEVHPKYMITLSGLLHQFIPNQNHNHSHSHKALLRIEDVSPLVNSEAVGAVIATITKYNIPFSIGVIPVGVTKDDRYIFLHERPNLLKVLKEAQDNGASIIMHGYTHQNKYSPKTGEGYEFWNARDDKPMENDDAFTSERIEAGIEELVRCGLTPVAFEPPHYAMSEAGYKVLSRYFNIFSGQIQISDKSDRLSLSLPYVTTSTYLNGMMVIPENMGYYDGKTFLVDHMLQSSEQILEIQDGFACFFYHGYLPPDKLPSIIEGLQKQGYEFYDLRQLPILVHSPKIKIIGRDGQLRVEVDAKLQSSWGSNPVDDNMFKKIGSVHITLLLLILGIFVVIIIRLRANANKHYE, translated from the coding sequence ATGATCGAGGTTAGAAAAAAAGCAATTATGTTCTTTTTGCTTGCCATATTCACTTTTGGTATTTGTTTGCCAACAAGCAGTTATAGCAGTGCGCCAAAGCTAAAGACGTATATTGTCTATGACAGTCCCAACCGATTCGCTGATAGTTTTCCGCTGGTTAATGCTTTAATTGAGCATTTGGGGCATTTTGACTTAGCCTGCCAGCCGATGGCGCTTCAAGAATGGAAGCCTGGTGCGCTGCAGGACGCGGAACTGATTGTGTATGCAGGCTTAAGTGATGTAACCTTGCCGCAGGGCTTATTGCAGGAAATGGCCCATGCCCGGCGGGTAATCTGGTTTGAAAAAAATATTGAGCAAATGGCGGCCTACTTACATTGGCAGGATTTTAAACTTGAAGGAGTTTTTAATGGTTGGTCGTTCATTAACTATAAAAGAGACGTGTTTATTGATGATTGGATAAATGTTGTAATTGCGCAGCCAGGACAAAACGCTCAGGTTTTTGCAACTGTAAAGGATATAGTGGCAAGTAAGCCGCTGGCATGGCAGCGCGACAATGTGTATTATTGCGGCTTATTAGAGGTTCATCCGAAGTATATGATTACTTTAAGTGGGTTACTTCATCAGTTTATCCCAAATCAGAACCATAACCATTCACACTCGCACAAAGCTCTGTTGCGTATTGAGGATGTTAGCCCGTTGGTTAACTCTGAAGCGGTTGGCGCGGTCATTGCGACTATCACAAAATATAATATTCCGTTCTCGATTGGGGTTATTCCCGTGGGAGTTACAAAAGATGACAGGTATATATTTTTACATGAGCGTCCGAATTTGTTAAAAGTGCTTAAGGAAGCGCAGGATAACGGCGCCAGTATTATTATGCATGGCTATACGCACCAAAATAAATATTCACCGAAAACCGGGGAAGGTTATGAATTTTGGAATGCCCGTGATGATAAGCCAATGGAGAATGATGACGCTTTTACCAGTGAGCGCATCGAAGCTGGTATTGAGGAACTGGTTCGCTGCGGGTTAACTCCTGTCGCTTTTGAACCGCCGCATTATGCGATGAGTGAAGCCGGGTACAAAGTGTTATCACGGTATTTCAATATTTTTTCCGGTCAAATTCAGATTTCAGACAAGAGTGACCGACTATCCTTGTCGCTTCCCTATGTGACTACATCTACTTATTTGAATGGCATGATGGTCATTCCTGAAAATATGGGTTATTACGATGGTAAGACGTTTCTAGTTGACCATATGTTGCAAAGTTCAGAACAGATATTGGAAATTCAAGATGGTTTTGCCTGCTTTTTTTATCATGGCTATCTGCCACCAGATAAACTGCCATCCATTATTGAGGGCTTACAAAAGCAAGGCTATGAATTCTACGATTTACGACAGCTTCCTATCCTGGTTCATTCACCGAAAATTAAAATTATAGGCCGGGATGGACAATTGAGAGTAGAGGTTGATGCCAAACTGCAATCCTCCTGGGGGAGTAACCCGGTAGACGACAATATGTTTAAAAAAATTGGCTCTGTACACATAACGCTGCTACTATTAATTTTAGGTATATTTGTGGTGATTATTATTCGCCTGCGGGCGAATGCCAATAAACATTATGAATGA
- a CDS encoding cellulose biosynthesis cyclic di-GMP-binding regulatory protein BcsB, which yields MTNKMIKIVCSMFSLLLLLLILSFGQSAKAAPSASGDSYTLRLFNVNTVLRNPNDSISGYFDIYQGSAITEPAVLDLWYSYSPTTKTELSFITISVNGVPVDSRPLEPAQAAMVNWLVALPANQIKTGFNEVNISVVHRSIDGLCRDIDNEANWFIIRPETRISFKVARSPYSLASYPMPFLDEYLASKVNTVFYLPDNSDQVMLASLFNLATNWGARGLTGVPQRMEVRLGQPGQVPANEVVLGLTSQWQGNQNKTAVLTLAGLSDGFNRLLITGDDTSSMAKAMDALSRPQLVKTFLGQQTALSTNLPADKQGTVKKENGVYTLVDLGYQQDIAVAGAFHQEAVINVPRPSNYKAGDGSYIELHFHHAKILDPKKSAVTIYINDVPIRSAALLAENAEKGILKAPIPVSELNKPSWRVRFGFYHDIGVIDCSKRYDEVAWSVVEKDTSIVLEKGNIERIPSLEDFPNNFYISPDGIINLTMVLPDNPSQEELSAAFKLAYYIGQQNKSKILWQVHTSSSYDASKAPGTVIALGRNDAAKQWNALKKYLLVSPEPDGGYHVADWLEVMPAALNSFDIYQIGKIDNDKLLYAFMYSSPERMNNLLNFSLLNENVLSGKLTLVDAQGNHASFAQSPAAAGTGSLAWLKSLWSYTDGVGQTYLAVFVAVLLATGALMFFMRKRS from the coding sequence ATGACAAACAAAATGATAAAAATCGTATGCTCTATGTTCTCATTACTGCTATTATTACTTATTCTTTCGTTTGGGCAAAGCGCGAAAGCGGCGCCGTCCGCTTCAGGAGATAGTTATACGCTGCGGCTTTTTAATGTAAATACTGTCTTACGCAATCCCAATGACAGCATTTCCGGCTATTTCGACATCTATCAGGGGAGCGCTATTACGGAACCGGCTGTTTTGGACCTTTGGTATTCGTACTCGCCAACAACCAAGACTGAACTCTCTTTCATCACCATTTCTGTAAACGGAGTTCCGGTGGACAGCCGGCCGTTGGAACCAGCGCAAGCAGCTATGGTTAATTGGCTAGTAGCCCTGCCGGCCAATCAGATTAAAACCGGCTTTAATGAGGTGAATATATCGGTTGTGCACCGTTCTATCGACGGCTTGTGCCGTGACATTGATAATGAAGCCAATTGGTTTATTATCAGGCCTGAAACCAGAATCAGCTTTAAAGTAGCTCGCAGCCCTTACAGCTTAGCTAGTTATCCTATGCCTTTTCTGGATGAGTATCTTGCCTCAAAAGTAAATACTGTATTTTATCTTCCTGATAATTCTGACCAAGTCATGCTGGCATCGCTGTTTAATTTAGCGACCAACTGGGGCGCCCGTGGTTTGACGGGTGTGCCGCAACGTATGGAAGTACGGCTGGGACAGCCGGGACAGGTCCCGGCCAATGAAGTTGTATTAGGTCTAACCAGTCAGTGGCAGGGCAATCAGAATAAAACAGCGGTTTTAACATTAGCTGGTCTTTCCGATGGCTTTAACCGCCTTCTAATCACTGGCGATGATACCAGCAGTATGGCGAAAGCGATGGATGCGTTAAGCAGACCGCAATTAGTAAAAACGTTTTTGGGTCAACAAACGGCTTTGTCAACCAATTTGCCTGCTGACAAGCAGGGGACAGTCAAAAAAGAAAACGGTGTGTATACCTTGGTTGACTTAGGGTACCAGCAAGATATTGCAGTGGCAGGCGCCTTTCATCAAGAAGCAGTTATTAATGTCCCCAGACCGTCAAATTATAAAGCTGGGGATGGATCTTATATTGAACTGCATTTTCACCACGCGAAAATATTGGATCCTAAAAAATCTGCAGTTACTATTTATATTAATGACGTACCCATCCGATCCGCCGCCTTATTGGCGGAGAATGCCGAAAAAGGAATCCTGAAAGCGCCTATTCCGGTATCGGAGCTAAATAAGCCATCATGGCGGGTACGATTTGGTTTTTATCATGACATAGGTGTTATTGACTGTTCGAAACGGTATGATGAAGTTGCCTGGTCTGTGGTAGAAAAGGATACCAGCATCGTATTAGAAAAGGGAAATATCGAGCGTATTCCTAGTTTAGAGGATTTCCCGAATAATTTTTATATTAGCCCGGACGGTATTATTAACCTCACTATGGTGTTGCCGGATAACCCGTCACAAGAAGAATTGAGTGCGGCATTTAAATTAGCATATTATATTGGCCAACAAAATAAGAGTAAAATTCTCTGGCAGGTCCACACCAGTTCATCCTATGATGCAAGCAAAGCACCTGGTACAGTTATCGCATTAGGCAGAAATGATGCTGCCAAGCAATGGAATGCATTGAAAAAGTATTTATTGGTTTCACCGGAGCCCGATGGTGGCTATCATGTCGCTGACTGGTTAGAAGTAATGCCTGCTGCATTGAATAGTTTTGATATCTACCAAATCGGTAAAATTGATAATGACAAACTGCTGTACGCATTTATGTATTCCAGTCCGGAACGAATGAATAATCTCCTGAATTTTAGCTTATTAAATGAAAATGTTTTAAGCGGAAAATTAACATTAGTTGACGCGCAAGGGAATCATGCTTCGTTTGCGCAGAGTCCGGCTGCAGCCGGGACCGGCAGCTTAGCTTGGTTAAAGAGCCTGTGGTCATATACCGACGGCGTCGGGCAGACCTATTTAGCAGTTTTTGTTGCGGTGCTTTTAGCTACGGGAGCATTAATGTTCTTTATGCGTAAGCGTTCGTAA